A region of Arabidopsis thaliana chromosome 5, partial sequence DNA encodes the following proteins:
- a CDS encoding zinc knuckle protein, producing the protein MYRGLNFSINNIRKRSWVRLCNIPVNDYTKETIKEIAACVGELLKVELDLEKSQAQDYVRVQVLFDVRNPLRNSKEVQVPIGEVVSVTFDYERIRKRCFFCQIFTHDKFDCPSRQQGSLQLPSASLKKCLPERVMVDQLINPLVGMDFNDTQADKNEKEISGGVFKQKNVVVQAPMISPSRSPKFIMLPDELKGYSHRHINHKCCKSLWGSPVLIILIWISRRALTLLIKLVLQV; encoded by the exons atgtaccgcgggttaaattTTAGTATCAATAATATAAGG AAACGATCTTGGGTTCGGCTTTGCAATATTCCTGTCAATGATTATACGAAAGAGACGATTAAGGAAATTGCTGCTTGTGTTGGGGAGCTGTTAAAGGTGGAGTTAGATTTGGAGAAATCTCAAGCTCAAGATTATGTGAGAGTTCAAGTGCTTTTTGATGTTCGAAATCCATTGCGTAACTCTAAGGAAGTGCAAGTACCTATAGGTGAAGTGGTTTCAGTTACTTTTGATTATGAGCGTATTCGAAAGAGATGTTTCTTTTGCCAAATATTTACTCATGACAAATTTGACTGTCCCAGCCGTCAACAAGGAAGTCTGCAACTTCCTAGTGCGAGTTTAAAGAAGTGTTTACCTGAGAGAGTGATGGTTGATCAGCTTATTAATCCCTTGGTGGGAATGGATTTTAATGATACCCAGGCAgataaaaatgagaaagagatttCTGGAGGTGTgtttaaacagaaaaatgtaGTAGTTCAAGCTCCTATGATTTCTCCTTCACGCTCACCAAAGTTTATTATGTTACCTGATGAATTGAAAGGATACTCTCACAGGCACATCAATCACAAATGTTGCAAGTCACTATGGGGTAGCCCTGTTCTGATTATCTTAATCTGGATTTCTCGTCGGGCTTTAACTCTATTGATCAAGCTTGTTCTTCAGGTTTGA